ACAATAGataattaatttatttcatttttatttatatttacatttatagaccaccaTATTGAGCCAGTcacctcagagcagtttacatccaTAATATGTTACAATTAAAATGCAGTTAAAACAGTACAACAATCATAAATTATAATCTTTAAGTCAGATTTCATTAGTTAGCCAGCAGTTAATGTAGGATTAGAATACAGAGTTGATATTCCTTCTAATCAAGgaaggaaatgttcaggaaatggagggaaggacagagctctaaagaagagtacctacaggttactaggcactgtagatcaatcatcagaaaggccaaagctgagagtgagctaagattggccagggaagcccattgtaacaagaaaagatttttcagttatgtgaggagcaaacataaagtaaaggaggcaataggcccactgttgggtgcggatggacatactcttaacggaagatgcagagaaagcagaaaggcttagtgcctattttaaacctgttttttcccacaggtcaaaggatttaggcacatctagagatggcagtagccaaaggatagtgtctgggtggcaggttaacatggatagagaggttgtcgagaggcattgagctgcactggatgagttcaaatcccctgggccggatgaaatgcacccgagagtgctcaaataactttccagagaacttgcacagcccttgtccatcatcttcgggacctcgttaaggactggagatgtcccagaggactggaagagagcaaacgttattccaatcttcaaaaaagggaggaaggatgacccaggaaactacagaccagtgagtctgacctctgttgtggggaagataatggagcagatattaaagggagcgatctgcaaacatctggaggacaatttggtgatccaaggaagtcagcatggatttgtctccaacaggtcttgccagaccaacctggtttccttttttgaccaagtaacaagtttgctggatcgtggaaattcggttgatgtcatttacttggattttagtcaagcttttgacaaggttccccatgatgttctgatggacaagttgaaggactgcaatctggattttcagatagtcaggtggatagggcattggttagagaaccgcactcaaagagttgttgtcaatggtgtttcatcagactggagagaggtgagtagcggggtacctcagggctcggtgctcggcccggtactttttaacatatttattaatgatctagatgagggggtggatggactactcatcaagtttgccgatgacaccaaatttggaggactggcaaatactctggaagatagagacagagttcaacaagatctgaacacaatggaaaaatgggcaaatgagaacatgatgcaatttaataaagataagtgtaaagttctgcatctgggtcagaaaaatcaaaagcatgcctactggatgggggatacgcttctaggtaacactgtgtgtgaacaagaccttggagtacttgtggattgtaaactaaacatgagcaggcagtgtaatgcagcggtaaaaaagacaaatgccattttgggctgtatcaacaggggcatcacatcaaaatcaaaagatgtcatagtcccattgtatatggcactggtcagaccacacctggagtactgtgtgcagttctggaggcctcacttcaagaaggacatcgataaaattgaaagggtacagaggagagcgacgaagatgatctggggccaagggaccaagccctatgaagataggttgagggacttgggaatgttcagcctggagaaaaggaggttgagagggcacatgatagccctctttaagtatttgaaaggttgtcccatAGTCTACCATGTTGAATCTAACaatacaagcagtgctgacctccTGAGTTCAGTTGCCTCTGAAGATCATCCATAAGGGTGATTGAAGCTGTCTCCACTttgtggccagggcagaagcccaactggaatgggtcagggactgaagcttcttccaggtatgctAGCATCTGGTCTGCAGCCACTCACTCAATGACCTTccccaggaacacaagatgcaattcagGGTGGCTGGCTGAGTCACATGGGTTTAGTGAAGATTTCTTCAACAGAAAATAAACTATCACTGCCTTCAGAACCCCCCTCCCAAGGTCCCCATAGTCAGAGACAAGTTTATTATCTCCCAGAGAGGTCCTCCTACCCCCTTGTCACTCGTTTTAAGGAgccaggaggggcagggggcGAGAGAAAGGTGGTGGGACTCATTGAAGCTAGTAACCTGTCTGGATAAGGGGCCTAAAGTGATCAAAAGTCCCCTCTtaggatggccaaggggcctctaccAACTACCCTGTGGCTCTTGAGACATCTAAGGGTGTTCAGAACTATTCCACAGCTCTGGTAATGGTAAGGAAATCTCAGCTTGCTGATATTACAGTAATGTGGCTGATTAGTACCCTAGTATAAATCAAACTAACATTCCAAGAACACGtccatatttaataaatatttttatgggttttggtttcttttttattGGAAAACCATTTCTCAACAAGGTTTTGGTAGTATAATTTTGAATATGGGTATTGGTCTGCTTTGTTTTCCTTGTCAAAATATTTGTCAGTTTGATGGGCAACGTGCAGCTCACACCTATCACCCATCCATCCTTTGTAACACTGGCACCTGAACTGCTCTCTCAGTCTCTTTTTGTCTTTTCGTGTCAGTTTCCCAATCACTCGCATTTTCATCCTACGGCGAGTGGTTTTGATGCTCATCTTAAAACTACGAGAGGGCAAGTGCAGAAAGGCATCTGATTTGTCTGCTTTACGAATGCATCTCCCATTCTTCTTGCAGAGAACTTTACTGCAGAGCTTGGCTGCAGAGGTCACATTAAGGATGTAATATCCCAAGGAGCCATCTATGTTATTTTTCACAACGGCACAGCTAtgctaaaataaaacaaagatgaCAAATGAGTTGTTAAGTAGTTGGCACTGTGTCTCAATGGCTATCAAAACAATTGATCAGAAGGGTCAAGAAATCAGCTGGGCTGCAACTACATCACACTGGGCAGGTCATCAAATTGTCAAATATTGTACTAAAATAGTACAACCATGCATTTCATTTGTAAATGTATTGTTTCAAGGCTGGAGATTTGTACAACTGTTCTATATGTTTGTTTGCATACAGAGCAAATATGGTAAAGTCGCTAAGAAtggcaccctctaatctggagaatcgggtttgatttcccacttctacacatgcagccagctgagtgaccttgggcccatcacaattctcttagggcagttcttgcagagttgtttttttagattctctcagccccacctaccacacagggtgcctgttgtaagaacaggaaggaaagggtatttgtaaactgctttgggacacctttgagtagtgaaaatcagggtataaaaacccagctcttctctttatCAGTCAAATGGATTGTTCTCTGTGAGCTGATCTCCTACAAACATATATTCTCATGCTCAAATCTTTGTGTTTTTTCCATTGCTTGAACCCACCAGACTTGGTTTCTAGGTATTAGACATTCGTCTATCCAGAGATGGCATGCCTAAGCTTGAAACCAATACCCTTCATTCTTCCCAGTTTTAAGAAAGGCAGAGCAGTTTGTTGGGACTGAATTTGGGTACATACATGTATCAGCCTCCAGAtttcagctggagatctcctcagatctccagacaacagagaattTATGGCATTCTGGCTGAAGTCTCCTTCAAAAACTCACCTTCCCCAGACTATAccccccaagaatttcccaacctaaatgCTTTAGTATATATTTCCTATGCTGTACGAAatagggggggcatagatctattatcagccccggcctcaaccataaacctggcggaagagctccgtcttgcaggccctgcggaacgttgaaagatcccgcagggcccgcagctctcccgggagctcattccaccaggtcggggccaggaccgaaaaagcccaggccctgatcgaggccaggcgtgcttccctagggccgggaacgaccaacaggttttcacccgcagagcgcaaggccctgtgaggggcatagggcgataggcggtccctcaggtatgtgggtcccaactcgcgtaaagccttgaaggttagaaccagaaccttgaaccggatccgggcagcaattggcaaccagtgcagctgcctcagcactggctggatgtgagccctccaagatgtgccagtgaggaccctagcagctgcgttttgcactagctgaagtttccagatcaaggacaagggaaggcctgcgtagagcgagttacagaaatctattctggaggtgaccgttgcatggatcactgtggctaagtgttcgggggacaggtagggcgctaatagtcgggcctggcgaaggtggaaaaacgcctggcccgctacatTGCTCCATTACAATTAGTTATCCTCCCCTCTCTCCAATCCTTGCTGAGAAACTGGACTACCCAGCAGGCCATTGCTTAAATAGACAAGATCACTAACAAATCATGTAAACCATCAATCAGTGTTGTATTTTGGTGGTCAGCTGAGTAATCCTTAGCAACAATAATGGCTGATGATCAGATTGAATTGACAGCATCTTTGAACATGCATAACTTTAAGCAAACTCTATGCAACATCATCTCTGATTCGGATGGAAGAGTGCTTTTTACCAAAAGGCAACATCGTCATCAGACCCACAAATACTGTATCTGCTTTCTGAATATACTGTATAAGTGCGTGAGATTTTACTATGCAAGAAGATGGTTTCTATATCTGTTAATATCATGGCATTTAATCATTCCCAGAAGGAACCCTAACTTCTCATGCTTTAATCTCAACCAAGTAATACAATGGAAAGGGTCTTGGATGATCAAAGAACTCATGTGTCATTTAGCAGATGGAGATTTTTTAACTTTAACCCACATTGACTTACTTTGGAGTTAGAATACTGGTTATTTCCCCAAAGGATAACTCCTGCTGCTCCCTGTGCAGCGCATTCACCAATAGTATGTATCATGTCTTCCTGAAAGTTAAAGAACATGCATGATATAGTACAGCATCGCACACAGCGAACAAAAAGCCAGAGCTGTTGTGTATGTCTATAATTCACACATCCATTCAttttcttgccctcctctctgAAGCATAGATATCAGTAGGATCAGTGCACATACTTGCACATCAGTGATGCCTCATTCATACCACCTTCAACTATCTAAAATATAATCTTTTTTTCTCCAACCAAAGCAAAAGAGTATAAACTCAAATGATcacattattacaaaataaagatATGAACAAATGTGCTTATTGCTTTACAGAGAAGGTACCCTTGCCATTGATTATCTCAAAATAGGATATCCACTAGAGCAGCTGGCATGTAGCTAACATGATGATAAGGCTAAAATCTAGGAAGTTTTGTATTTAATGGGAAGGGCCATATTTTAGATATATGCCAGAATGTGGCATGAATGCAGTTCCATGTGCTCCCATTCACACTTTCACACACAGGATGGGTCCACTGAAAGCATTCTTGATGTTCAATACCAAACATATGTAATATCATGCTATATAATTGTTCCTCTGTACTAGGCTATCCAGACCGAGTTAGGTGATATTGTCAgattcagaaactaagcagggtcagtcttaTTTAGTTTCTGGATGAGAGACTGCAAAGGgtctttgcagaggcaggcaatggcaaaccatctctagatgtctgttgccttgacaatcctacagggtcaccataaatcatttGGGAGATGGCATGTTCCTCTacctggctgccttaccaccaaaAAAAGCAGGTAATATGTGAGCCAGTAACCATTGTTGGTACcactgaccagggctgaatctgcacagagcttttattccagtcccatgtcaattcagtccctgccatctacactgaatgtgatttccattttgattttgcgtgatttaaatttttcatctgcaacaagcatgattgatccagagttaccctacttttcccccacaatattctggagtggatataacccttgatatttgaaagatCAGCATGACTAAAGgtccagctctctgcttttcccaaactaacttgctgcctcaagcctccaacactgtagaaaagcccttaattggccagggcatcagttcaaaggcttcctcattcacaggttgcaaggcttcccttaaaggggaagccctaacttctcttggcagagattttcctcttggatttattatccctcctctgctgtctccaatcctctccccaccaccaccaccatcaaaaaaagaaagaggctcctgctgcccttggctcccccccccccttctgggcttcccttttctgtttcaatggggggggggtgaatagaggaagacccaagttcaaattgacctgaattcagcaggatccgcaatggaataaacaagtgcagaatcagcccatgtTTTTGCTGAGCTATCTTTTCAGGCACCAGGCCGTTTTAACTTCCCAGACCAGtcctaaaaactgtgctggaaaagtCTGGTGATATAGAAGGTAGATATTATTATGCAGTGCCTTAATGACAAAAATGAGAGACTCCAGATTAACATTTGCCCACAAATCACTCTCTTCCAACACAAATTTCTTCCCCTAACTGGTAAGGTATTTGGATGTATGGTTACTATGCAGTCGTGGGAAAGCACTGCATAAAGCATTTTCCCTGTGGGTATTTAAAGTTGCTTTTATTCTTGGCTCAGTTTTATTAAGACACCTCATAGAGCTGATTTTCTGCAGTGAAATGTGAAATTACTGGAGGTTGCCTGCATGTTATGACCTCTCATTCCTTCAGCCATCTGTATGAAAATATTCATTTTCTATAGTGAGATGTTTCAGAGTTTAAACCTGTCTGAGGATTATGCATCTTCAAGTTTTATAGCTCTAATCACAGATTTGGAGGGAGGCAAGGATATAATCTTGATAAAGGTTACTTATTGGTGAGTCAAAAACACTCTATATATGCTCAGAGGCATTCATGCTTTCAGACAAGCATGTTGTGGCAGTGTGGCTGGAAATTATTGATTAAAATGGATACCAGGTGAAGTAAAAGTGGGCATTCAGATTTCTTCCTGCTCCCTTCCCCATCACCACACCTATTGTTAAGGCAAACTTCTCATTGCAGATAGAAGAAGCATCTCCAAAATAATATGAGCTAGATACAATCCAGtagcaacaagatttttggggtcaaagcttttgagagtcaaaactccctttgttgGATAtgaaactttgactctcaaaagatgAAACAAGCATAGGGCCCAGGGAGAAAACATAACCAAACTGAGCATTTGAGAATGAATTCAGACAGCAAGGAGAACAAACTCTTCCACTAAACCACTACAGTAGCTACCTGAGATTTTTAACCTCAGTGTTTCATTGGGAAGCCCTGGTATTatgcagtacaatcctatgcagaattacaaaCTTCCAATTCCATTGAGCCTCAGAGCTCCTATGTGACTTCCCCATCCCCATTCCTTCCCAGACATTTTGCTGGGAAATTGCTTGCATATTTTCCCTTATATTTCCTTAAGGAAAAGAACTAGAGACATTACTTCTTAAAAACAATAGCTGAGAATTTAGAGAAGTGGCATGGGATATTTCTAAGTTGGCATGGCCCTCTATGCCACATATGGCTATAGGCCTTGCAAGatagccaggaaaaaaaaacttaaggACAGGTCCTAGGAAGTGGTGTGATTCCAATTTACAATGTGCTCTTACCTCTGTCAAAGCATCAAGCGTATAGGCATAAAATGGCCTAGAGTAAACATAAACAGGTAAGGTGTAGTCTGTTCTAGCACTTGCCGCAATACGTAATGCTTCTTTAACGCGATAGCGAACAAATTTCAAAGCATTTGAGCTTGATTTTAGTTCAGAAGCCAGGTATATGGAAGGGTACAGGGCAGTACTTTTCGACCATAACCAAAGCAGGTCATCATTACGTGATTTTTCAATAGCTGGACATTCTCCTGTGTAGGTCAATGGGTTAGTCCGGTAATCATAATTATAACAGTCCGGGAATAGATAGTAACCCCACAACCCATGCGGTCTTGTATGTTTACCCAGAGCAAGGGTACTATTCATAAATGTTATTCCGGCTATTTCAAATTCACTCTTAGCAACTGTTTTGATTTTGCGCTCTGACCATTTTGGATGGTGCTTTCTGACAAGTTCAAGAGACTTATTTCGGTAAATTTTTTTATTGCCCCAGTTTCTTGCCCACTGAGGCCTCCAGCCCTCCCAGTCAATGACTGCAAGTCCAGCAAATTTCCTCAGAGGTATGGACTGACTAATATCAGTCTTGGCTTTGGTGAGGTGCCTGGTAAGATTCTCATTTTGCGGTAAGCCTCCATTGATGGGGTTCCCAGTGTCCGAAAAATAGGGATAGTACCCAAGGCGATTATGATAATATATTGTCACACGGGACCCACTCAGAGTCTCATTGGCATTTGACATGATGCCAAAAACATCAAGATGTAAATCCACATTGTGGCGTAGCCGGCATCTTTCAGTCGGTGCATTCCAGAGAACTACAAAAGGTTTGTTGATAAATATTGGTGCTTTTGTTGGCAACATGGGTTCGTCATCAGCCATAATGAGCCACACCTTGATTGCTATCCATTTGATCCACAGATGGCGCATAGTAGGCTGCTTTTCTGATAATTCGAGGATAACTTCATCAGtgcagagagagagtgagtgagagagagagagagagagagactttagcCAAAATGTGACAATTAGAACTGGCAGAACTTTTTGATTATTTTACTTGTGTCATTTTATGGTTACATATATATCAGTGTCATTAATATCTCCTTCCACAAGCAGTGGAGTTCAGATCTTAACATAAAGTTTCTGACAACACTGAATATTTATGAGCAACAACATTTATAGCATTCTGGCAATATAAGTGATATGTGTCAAAAACCTCAAAATCTGCTTTGTGGTTTTGGTGAACCCACTAAGTTAGTCCTGAAACCTCAATGACACCATGTTAATTGTGATTTTCTTTAGAACTCTCTCATGGTTAAGCCTTCTCATTTGGATTCTCTGGAAATTTTCTTAAACTCCTATATTTCAAACACCATTTCAACTTATAATTGTACATTGGAATGATTAACTAATTGGCATAAATACCCAATATTTAGAACTTAAAAACCACAAATTATATGTTGCAGTTGGATATAAACTGAAGGCAATACACAGCCTGCATGTGGGAAATCATCCCATGGATAAGTGCTGCCATTGGCTTGTAATTAGGCTGTAGCATCGTTTAAAAAGTCAGGCAAGCCTCAAGGTCTTTGCATCTCACAGGTTGATGGATCTCACTGGTTGATGGGGATGGAGAACTGTGCAGGTACATGGCCAGCAATTAACCCCCAGGGCATGGCAGCTCAAGAGAACTACCGGGGATCCACATACTTGTAAACTTACTTTTGCCTTGGTTTGATCTGCTATGTAACCACCACTCTGCCAATAACCCTTGTTAATATCGAATAAACACAAGTAGGCCTGCCAAAGTCATTTGGAAGGTGGGATCCCCTTCTCTGAGTTCCCACTGCCTACCGTGCTTTAGAGCAATAGTAAAGGATACACtacggtttttaaaaaattaaaaaccttactGGCCGCACAAGTATGAtgatgggtagctctaggaatcaccatagAATTTCTATGGCCCATTGCCACTTCTGAGCACTCAGAAGTAACAGCATTGCACTCTTGTCGCCGCCCCTTCCCTCTTGCCAGTTGACAAGCTCACTCTGGCAAGCCTGTTAGTCTTCTTTTTTGGGTATTCTATGAACTTAAAAGCAGAGTCTGGCAAGCCCTGAATCTAAAGAATGACAAGGCAAGAAGATCAATAGCATTTTGCTTCCCAAGAAACAAAAAACAGTGGTACAGAAGGAAACAAAtctttttggttttgttcccACATATACACTTACACTGTAAAACCAAACGAATCTGTAAGTAAATCCCCCCTGATGAAGCTGCAGATGAAATGCGTAGGGTCTGTTCAATTATTAAAGATTATTTTTCTGCTCCACcaattgtttctttgttttgtctTGACCCCTTTTCCTCTTCCTAGCAAACAAGACACACGTGAAAACTCAAATTAGAGAAGTAACACAAAACAACAGCCTTTACCAGGAAACTGTGTCTTTTAAAAGGCCTGCTTTGTAATTTGTGACACTtgaaccccccctcctcccaaatcctAGAACAACAGGGGAGTATCCTTAGGCGATCTCTAGTGCAGTGcaacagagtgattaaaatgtcctaaatagtccctgccccccccctggtTGGATAGTGCCTATGACAAAGTGATCTGCAGGACAACCAGAAGTATTTTTTAGCTCCAGGCTAATGACTAATGGCTTTGTTGTGCCTCACTTCACCCTGGTTGACCTTGCTTAGTTAGCTAAATTTTGCTTCTCTTGCTGTCCCTGCTTTGCCTCACTGACCAGAAGATCCCATGGACATCAGCttggactgagagagagagaagcctgtaATAATGAGAAGCCTGTAATAATGCTTATGGAACAGCATTTGTTGGAAGGTTCATTCCATTCCTCTTCCATTGATTAAACAGGTGCATGCCACCCACGAGATACAGCCAGCAAGTGGGAAACTACATGCTACCTCACAGTCAATGGCCAGTGGCAGCATCGCTCCCACAAACAACAAATGACCAAAGGGCAGTATGTCATGTGACCCAGTGCATCCACATACACACTCCATTCTAGAGTACTAATAAAATTATTTGATTCACACATGGTGCCCCTTCCAAACTTGCAGTTTCAGCTTATGTCCAGTTTGCCAACCATATACAAGGAgccatttttttaatggaatgtttGTTCCATGACCTGTTTATAGATGCTGGGTAGATCACTTCCCCCACTTCCTTCCTAGCAGTACAGTACAGCACAATAATCTTTTGAGTGTCTATATGTATAATCACACATAATCTAATAGCTCTTCTTCCCCATCCCTCCTCAGCAGGCAATTGTTAAAAAGAATTAAATCAATCTCAAATCACATAAATCAGTCATACCTGTATTAATGGCTGCCAGCCCCCTTTTTCATGGCCAGTATCCTTGCTTAGAAAAGATCCAGCACAAACCTGTTCAGTGGATATTCAGCCTGGCAATCAGCTCACATTTGAGGCAAAATTCACAGCATCCCTACATCAGAATGGgaaagctccagaagcccacacacAAGTTCACTGAGGGTACAAGAAAGTGTCTTTCTTCTGCTACTCCCTAACCACCCATGAGACCTGTTCCTTGTTGGTCAGTTCTACCTAAATGCCATGAAATCCTGTCACATTTGGGGCCATGAAGAGGTAGAGCTTCCACCCACAATGACAGTCAATGGTAGGAACAAAACAGCTAGGCAGATAATTGCTGTGAAAAGAGGGTGGGGACCTTCAGCCAATGGTCAGTCAACATGACATAACCCTAAGCAACTGGGCATGAGGAATACTATTGCAGCTCTGATTCCTACTAGCCAAGGacatttaa
Above is a window of Paroedura picta isolate Pp20150507F chromosome 5, Ppicta_v3.0, whole genome shotgun sequence DNA encoding:
- the LOC143837897 gene encoding hyaluronidase-1-like, which translates into the protein MRHLWIKWIAIKVWLIMADDEPMLPTKAPIFINKPFVVLWNAPTERCRLRHNVDLHLDVFGIMSNANETLSGSRVTIYYHNRLGYYPYFSDTGNPINGGLPQNENLTRHLTKAKTDISQSIPLRKFAGLAVIDWEGWRPQWARNWGNKKIYRNKSLELVRKHHPKWSERKIKTVAKSEFEIAGITFMNSTLALGKHTRPHGLWGYYLFPDCYNYDYRTNPLTYTGECPAIEKSRNDDLLWLWSKSTALYPSIYLASELKSSSNALKFVRYRVKEALRIAASARTDYTLPVYVYSRPFYAYTLDALTEEDMIHTIGECAAQGAAGVILWGNNQYSNSKHSCAVVKNNIDGSLGYYILNVTSAAKLCSKVLCKKNGRCIRKADKSDAFLHLPSRSFKMSIKTTRRRMKMRVIGKLTRKDKKRLREQFRCQCYKGWMGDRCELHVAHQTDKYFDKENKADQYPYSKLYYQNLVEKWFSNKKETKTHKNIY